gaagaagagacgTTGGGCCAGCGAAGACGCAGACTACAAGCCGAGAGGGAGGCACGGGAGCGCGAGATggctgctggaggcggcATGTATCCACCTCGTGCTGCTACGCCCGTTGGACTTTTCCCAAGCGTGACCGGCCTGCAAGCCAACCCTCAAGCCCGCCCGCTCTCCATGGCCAACATGCTTGGTGCTCATCCCATCGATACCCCCATGGGTCACATGAACCCCCTCGAGCAAGCGCGCCTGAACCGGGAGGCCGAAGCAATGAGGGTGCAGCAGGAGCAAGAACTCCGAATGGCAGCGCTCCGAGCTCAGATGCCCACAAGTCTGGTAGCCGTCTCGTCCGGGGGCAGGAGTGGCGGATACATGAATGGCATGTTCAACAACGGAATGGGGGGGCATGCTGTGGGCCAGGCCGGCGCTGCTGGGATGAGCCTAGGCtacggcaacggcagcaacCTGAGCTTGCTGACGCCGCAACAACCAATGAtgcatggtggtggcatTCCGATGAATGGTGTTTATGGTGGTGGATACGGGATGCAAGTACCTGGCCAAGTGGGCCAAGTGGGACAGGTTGATATGGTGGAGCGCTGGCGGCAGGGCGTGTTGCCGTGAACAGGTCTTAGGTCTTTGGATAGAATTTTGGATCATGGAAAATTTTGTTGGTACAAGCAAAAAGCTGGTATTGCTACTTGATTAGAGCATAGCATAGCATTTGGGAGGGGCTGGGCTTCTGTTTTGGGTATAAGTATACACTGTTGTATTGTTGTACGAGGCTGGCGGGTTTATCATTCGAGCTACCTTGAGCAATCAAAGCGAGATTTTGTTTTCATCATTCTTCACAGACCCAAACAATCACGCCGCTTAAAAGATCAGCCTGACCTGTATGCCTTTTATCGCTCTCCTGGGTTTTCTACGGAGAAGATGAGAGGCAGCTCCGAAAAAGACAATCCCAAGATAAAGATCAGTTGTTTGCACAAGACATGTAGATGCAAAGTTGAAAGCTCTCATCCCAAGCGCCAAAGACAAAGGAGGTCACTCACtgctccccatctccaccagcATGTCCCCAGTTCAGCCACGTCTCAGCTGCGGTCTGGAGATGCCCCTGGTGCGGAAACGACACGGCATGCGGGTGATTGGCCGCGGCCGGGACTTGATGAAGCCAGTATCCCTGTGGCGTAAACATGTTGTTGCCCGCGTGAAAGAAATAGGGGCTTGCCGTCATGGCTGTGGCTGACCCGTCGTCTGCCATTCCCGTGAATGCCGCCGGGGACACGGCAGGCATGAATTGGGAGTGAGCCATCCCATACGCAGCCCCCGGCGGAAGATAGGTCGCCGCGGGgctttgttgctgctgctgaggagttCCGCTGGTGACTGAAGTTGGCGCGGTGGAAGGTAATGGCGGCTGGAGAAGTGACGCGCTGAGACTGCCCGTGCCGGTTGACCGGTAGGTTGATGAGGGCTGGCGGTTGTGGCCGTGACTGAGGCTCTGGCTTTGACTGGACGATGTCTCTGGGGACAGGTTCTCGCGTATCGAGACGTACATCCGAAAGGTATTTTGGACGACGGTCTTGAGGCGGTCCCGGAGGAGATCCAGGTTGCGATTGTTGGACGAATTGGGGTCGGCAGGGTCAGAGCCGGGTAGGGGGATGTCACCTTGTTGGATCTTGTGGTCGAGGATGTTGAAAAAGAGATCGACAAAGTAATCCTCGCCGTCCTTTGGGGTTCCCGAGGTGAACGAAGAGGGTATCTCGTGCCATGGGCTTTCTGGCCGGGCAACCTCTGGGAACAAAACGTCCCAAATCTCAAACCACTTCTCCACCCGGTGCACCTCTTGGTTCTTCTTGCGGTTCTGCTTGTCCAGCATGGCCCACTGAACTTCGTCAACTCCTTCTTTGAGAGAGGCATCCCGAAGAGGACAGGGGACCTCGCTCTTGCGGTGCTCGGCTAGCTTGTTGAGGGATTCTGCACGGTCTCCACCCTTTCCTGGGTTGAACGTTTCTTTGCATCTTTCGCATTGGACGGGAGAATGTGTTCGCTTGAGATGTTCCCTGTCACAACAAGTCAGCAGATTTCCCAAGAGACCCACCCCGGCGACTTACTTTAGTCGCTGGATAGATTTGAACCCTGGCCCTGTACAAGGTCTGTATCGATGCTTCTTGCCAGACCCGGAATCGCCGTGGACATTGTATTTGATTGGATCCCGTTTGTGAAACGGACAAGCCAGCAGCGGCTCGCGAGTGTTTCCGCTGagaggggtggaaggaggtCCCATTTTGCCGCCTCCAGGGTCCTTttggtcttcttcgtcttgatCCTTGTCTCGGCCGTCCCTCGCCCCTTCGTCCGAGTCTGTACGCCTCCTTTTGCGAGACGGACCCGAACCGGAACCCTGGGACGGCGAAGTATTGGCCGGGGAGGACCCGTGTTTGGCTCCATCCCCAGCTCCGGCATGAGATGCTGCACATCGCCAGTTTTCCACTTTACTCTTGAGAGCCAAGTTGAAGTCGCGATGAAGCAGCGGAATCAAAAAGGCTGCCAGAGAATAGTCCTTGTCCACAGCCGAGATCACAAGAGACTCTAGATTCCCGTTTTCACCACTCCATTCGTCATCGTCATAATCCTGGTCGGAATTATCCTCCTGttcatcgtcctcttcatcgaGCCGGGCTGTCTCACACCCGCTCTCATCGGCATCGAAATCCGACTCGACATCTTCGTCGATCTCGTCTGCCTCGTCGCCTTCTCTGTCAGCAGCCGAGAATGATTTTCGTAAAGAGCTGGGAAGACTCGGTGAGTGACTTCGACCAAGGGATCGGTTTAACCGGTCTGCTGGTGTTTCTGGACGTTGGGGTGGAATCTTGGGCAATCTTGCTTGTGTAAGTCACGTCACTTTGCCGCACGGTTTACACTGAATCGGACACCTACTCGTTGGCCCCAGGcttgacctcctcttcctcatgaAACCCGTATTCCGTCCCTGGTCCGGCCGAGGTCGCCCAGCTGCTTGTTGTGGAGGCGGCGTACTCGCAAAAGTTGGTCGAGCTGCCTTCTGACGGAGTGACGCTGCTTGGACTGGGGGATCTTGATGACTGCTCCTGTGAGCTTAATTTGTTCACCCAGTTTGCGCGCAGTTTGAACTCATCATCGAAGCTCATTACGGACAGCAGAGGGTGAACGTATGATTCGGCTCCGTCCATTTTGCCACTTTGCTCGACAGAGGCTCGTGACAGCGAAGATCGAGAACTAGGTTTGGGAAGAaaacaacctggaactggGAATAAATGTTTTTGGTCTTTGGCCCGCCAAACCCCTCAACATTTCCAAATACCCTACCAAACCAGCCCGATTAGGGCTTCTTACCCCCTTAGCCTCCGTCACCGTCATCCTGTGGTTTTGTGTCGATGGAGACGATAGCAGGGGAAAAGATGACCCAATTGCGAGCTGGCGCAATTGCGTAGAAAACCATGTCACTCATTGGATCGAAAAGTCGCCAGGCTCACAGAGATTGGCTGACTTTGCATGCCACTAACTGCAGGGCAAACGGATACCTACCCGAATGACACGCTGGACTGGCTGTACTTGTGCTTGGTCCGCTacttttgttgtttctgtgTAAGGTTTTGCGCATGCGCGCAAATGCG
The window above is part of the Podospora bellae-mahoneyi strain CBS 112042 chromosome 3, whole genome shotgun sequence genome. Proteins encoded here:
- a CDS encoding hypothetical protein (EggNog:ENOG503PNK3) produces the protein MDGAESYVHPLLSVMSFDDEFKLRANWVNKLSSQEQSSRSPSPSSVTPSEGSSTNFCEYAASTTSSWATSAGPGTEYGFHEEEEVKPGANELPKIPPQRPETPADRLNRSLGRSHSPSLPSSLRKSFSAADREGDEADEIDEDVESDFDADESGCETARLDEEDDEQEDNSDQDYDDDEWSGENGNLESLVISAVDKDYSLAAFLIPLLHRDFNLALKSKVENWRCAASHAGAGDGAKHGSSPANTSPSQGSGSGPSRKRRRTDSDEGARDGRDKDQDEEDQKDPGGGKMGPPSTPLSGNTREPLLACPFHKRDPIKYNVHGDSGSGKKHRYRPCTGPGFKSIQRLKEHLKRTHSPVQCERCKETFNPGKGGDRAESLNKLAEHRKSEVPCPLRDASLKEGVDEVQWAMLDKQNRKKNQEVHRVEKWFEIWDVLFPEVARPESPWHEIPSSFTSGTPKDGEDYFVDLFFNILDHKIQQGDIPLPGSDPADPNSSNNRNLDLLRDRLKTVVQNTFRMYVSIRENLSPETSSSQSQSLSHGHNRQPSSTYRSTGTGSLSASLLQPPLPSTAPTSVTSGTPQQQQQSPAATYLPPGAAYGMAHSQFMPAVSPAAFTGMADDGSATAMTASPYFFHAGNNMFTPQGYWLHQVPAAANHPHAVSFPHQGHLQTAAETWLNWGHAGGDGEQ